One Gossypium hirsutum isolate 1008001.06 chromosome A11, Gossypium_hirsutum_v2.1, whole genome shotgun sequence genomic window carries:
- the LOC107924693 gene encoding chorismate mutase 1, chloroplastic — MEAKLFIASSSPASFSVNGTTELSRPSFPLTSQTREFPIFKLHCSARLSKTAIQSIHASTKSIGSTRIKPRVDKSENLTLEAVRYSLIRQEDSIIFSLLERAQYCYNKDTYDPDAFSMDGFHGSLVEYMLRESEKLHAKVGRYRSPDEHPFFPDELPEPLLPPLQYPQVLHPAADSININPKVWQMYFRNLIPRLVKAGDDGNCGSTAVCDTVCLQALSKRMHYGKFVAECKYQASPDAYRAAIREQEGIG, encoded by the exons ATGGAAGCTAAGTTGTTCATAGCTTCTTCTTCTCCAGCTTCGTTTTCTGTTAACGGAACCACCGAACTTTCAAGACCCAGTTTTCCTTTAACTTCACAAACCAGGGAATTTCCCATCTTTAAGCTCCATTGCTCTGCAAGGTTGTCAAAGACAGCCATTCAATCTATTCATGCTTCCACCAAGTCTATTGG ATCAACAAGAATCAAGCCAAGGGTGGATAAGAGCGAGAACTTGACCCTCGAGGCAGTGAGGTACTCGTTAATTCGACAAGAGGACAGCATTATATTTAGCCTTCTAGAGAGAGCTCAATATTGTTATAATAAGGATACATATGACCCTGATGCCTTTTCAATGGATGGGTTCCATGGCTCCTTAGTTGAATATATGCTTAGAGAAAGCGAAAAGCTTCATGCCAAG GTTGGCAGGTACAGGAGCCCGGATGAGCATCCTTTCTTCCCTGATGAATTACCTGAGCCCTTGTTGCCACCTTTGCAATATCCACAG GTACTACATCCCGCTGCTGATTCaataaacataaatccaaaagtGTGGCAAATGTACTTCAGAAATCTTATTCCCAGATTAGTAAAGGCAGGAGATGATGGGAATTGTGGATCTACTGCCGTTTGTGACACTGTATGTTTGCAG GCTCTTTCGAAGAGAATGCATTATGGAAAATTTGTGGCAGAATGTAAATACCAGGCATCTCCGGATGCTTATCGAGCTGCAATTAGAGAACAG gAAGGGATTGGCTGA